Proteins from one Mytilus galloprovincialis chromosome 11, xbMytGall1.hap1.1, whole genome shotgun sequence genomic window:
- the LOC143051826 gene encoding uncharacterized protein LOC143051826 gives MKGSHCNMESSLLLGQQDCGESNMAVEGDDSCLSIKPVPRYSQSIGSTIRFDCEARSNTMSEAKFGYCPVQVCQLNGTWSTASLSCAKNECIATGKHYNGRRVCTKSGIPCQSWTSQVPHSHGFVYEDVFPDKTIEHAGRTCRDPGFLRGSPWCYTQDNYIEWDFCDIPKCQGQNEQTVDCGLPDFQLRADNECVSLAPLDNFETTEGSALIYKCAKLQEGVMSFNNYCPVEVCQANGTWSPAYVSCAENECYVGGKSREYKGKRICTSNGLQCKPWNELKDKTFNLHSFPDETIQSAGLYCRDPDGERGSPWCYTDNVLWDYCSVPKCSEILTEEFICRETEATTVTIPSNMLDTTVVYAPRVEIENNQPVDQEFTTYVTKIVDDKKVTRPDNLEQSTFYTTASPTTNAQDMYSANWFATDKIQTNDDLPHQLQTAEPTKVVESSKTDWHVETGEKYQTKELMETSKKLTTFAWKDETEYFQIFSALDTTTANSQMTQKTAGAQVQTNGIKYETKLAHISEVTDISKDETKPAHISEATDISKDVTKPAHISEATDISKDETKPAHILKATDVSKDETKLAHIPEATNVSKDETNQAHISEATDVSKDETKPTHISEATNVSKYETKPAHISEATDLTKDETKPAHISEATDVSKDETKPAHISEATDVSKYETGTSPNITSLDQLMTTKINEAFENSRVNKVTKDLMSVQSATVDNIHTFHSTKYSPDHDLTTLDDNIETMKIKVGRTENPTFFISQSIKGTPTNIAVERTYKYLSKGTEQTEPKNGMYTEVPESMLTITDDISSKTTAPIDGLLHTTEMIEMVKHIKQDKTTDQVKDSDQHIFKENIINHINDNNEQTTALYDHIASVTSDNKLEDELSKEARTFPLLDGNIANDANDTNVDYEHGSSVNERQRDSVTANAQAGTIQKYVLGVTTRNTMSSSHFVSTIDDPITKQIETNSNNQHKIEASTANIWTRQSIENNRVHMAYSSSSHEDTTPESKPKLERPIDKGITLNSTTNIKSKPYKSETASNNIIKCQTGSVLFTQFRKAAVESHQIQRLLSQRNILDCARVCRSNSDCVLFRYIAEECTIFGSDYMGGETINCSSDQSCYRRIK, from the exons GAAGTCACTGCAATATGGAATCCTCACTTTTGTTGGGACAACAAG ATTGTGGAGAATCCAACATGGCTGTGGAAGGTGACGACTCGTGTTTATCTATCAAGCCTGTTCCTCGTTATAGTCAGTCCATAGGATCCACCATTCGTTTTGATTGTGAAGCTCGGTCAAATACTATGTCAGAAGCTAAGTTTGGATATTGTCCTGTGCAAGTTTGTCAGTTAAATGGGACATGGAGCACAGCAAGCTTGTCATGTGCCA AAAATGAGTGTATAGCAACAGGGAAACACTATAATGGACGTCGTGTTTGTACAAAATCTGGAATTCCATGCCAGTCTTGGACAAGCCAGGTGCCACATTCCCATGGATTTGTCTATGAAGACGTGTTTCCAGATAAAACAATTGAACATGCTGGTAGGACCTGCAGGGATCCAGGTTTTCTGCGAGGCTCACCTTGGTGTTATACACAAGACAATTATATTGAATGGGACTTTTGTGATATACCAAAATGCCAAG GTCAAAATGAACAAACAG TAGATTGTGGTTTACCGGATTTCCAACTTAGAGCAGACAATGAGTGTGTGTCGTTGGCGCCATTGGACAATTTTGAAACAACTGAAGGAAGCGCACTTATTTATAAATGTGCCAAACTCCAGGAAGGTGTGATGTCGTTCAATAATTATTGTCCTGTGGAAGTTTGTCAGGCAAATGGAACATGGAGTCCTGCTTATGTATCATGTGCAg AAAATGAATGCTATGTCGGCGGTAAAAGTCGAGAGTATAAGGGTAAAAGAATATGCACGTCGAACGGATTGCAGTGTAAACCGTGGAATGAACTTAAAGACAAAACCTTTAACTTACACTCATTTCCTGACGAAACCATTCAGTCGGCTGGTTTATACTGCAGAGACCCGGATGGAGAAAGGGGGTCACCATGGTGCTACACTGACAATGTTTTGTGGGATTATTGCAGTGTTCCAAAATGTTCAG AAATTCTTACTGAAGAGTTCATTTGCAGAG AGACTGAAGCCACAACTGTGACGATACCGTCTAATATGCTAGATACCACAGTGGTATATGCTCCACGAGTGGAAATAGAAAACAACCAACCTGTAGATCAAGAATTCACCACTTACGTTACAAAAATCGTCGATGACAAGAAAGTTACGAGACCTGATAACTTAGAACAATCAACATTCTACACTACAGCTTCACCAACGACTAATGCTCAAGACATGTATTCTGCTAACTGGTTTGCAACTGATAAGATCCAAACAAATGATGATTTACCGCATCAACTTCAAACAGCAGAGCCGACAAAAGTTGTCGAGTCTTCTAAAACTGATTGGCATGTGGAAACTGgtgaaaaatatcaaacaaaagagTTGATGGAAACTAgcaagaaattaacaacttttgcCTGGAAAGACGAAactgaatattttcaaatatttagtgCGCTGGATACTACTACTGCAAAttcccaaatgacacagaaaacgGCTGGTGCGCAGGTTCAAACAAATGGAATAAAATACGAAACTAAGCTGGCTCACATATCAGAGGTTACGGATATTTCAAAAGATGAAACAAAGCCGGCTCACATATCAGAGGCTACGGATAtttcaaaagatgtaacaaagcCGGCTCACATATCAGAGGCTACGGATATTTCAAAAGATGAAACAAAGCCGGCTCACATATTAAAGGCTACGgatgtttcaaaagatgaaaCAAAGCTGGCTCACATACCAGAGGCTACGaatgtttcaaaagatgaaaCAAACCAGGCTCACATATCAGAGGCTACGgatgtttcaaaagatgaaaCAAAGCCGACTCACATATCAGAGGCTACGAATgtttcaaaatatgaaacaaagcCGGCTCACATATCAGAGGCTACGGATCTTACAAAAGATGAAACAAAACCGGCTCACATATCAGAGGCTACGgatgtttcaaaagatgaaaCAAAGCCGGCTCACATATCAGAGGCTACGGATGTTTCAAAATATGAAACAGGTACATCACCAAATATCACAAGTTTAGATCAATTGATGACGACAAAGATCAATGAAGCTTTTGAGAATTCCCGGGTAAACAAAGTTACAAAGGATCTAATGTCTGTTCAGTCAGCAACAGTGGATAATATACACACATTCCATAGTACTAAATATTCGCCAGATCATGATCTAACTACACTTGATGACAACATTGAAACTATGAAGATAAAAGTAGGCAGAACAGAGAATCCAACATTCTTCATCTCGCAAAGTATCAAAGGAACTCCAACTAACATAGCTGTTGAAAGAACTTATAAATATCTGTCAAAAGGAACCGAACAAACTGAACCGAAAAATGGAATGTATACTGAAGTACCTGAAAGTATGCTTACGATAACTGATGATATTTCATCAAAGACGACAGCTCCAATAGATGGACTATTACATACTACCGAAATGATAGAGATGGTAAAACATATCAAGCAGGATAAAACTACTGATCAAGTTAAAGATTCAGATCAGcatatatttaaagaaaacattataaatcatataaatgataataatGAACAAACAACAGCATTATATGACCACATTGCGTCTGTGACGTCTGACAACAAACTTGAAGATGAATTAAGTAAGGAGGCTAGAACGTTCCCTCTGCTTGACGGTAATATTGCAAACGATGCTAACGACACAAACGTAGATTATGAACATGGATCTTCTGTGAATGAAAGGCAAAGAGATAGCGTAACCGCAAATGCACAAGCTGGTACAATCCAGAAATATGTGTTGGGAGTTACAACACGAAATACTATGTCGTCTTCTCATTTCGTATCAACGATAGATGATCCAATTACGAAACAGATAGAAACTAATTCCAATAATCAACACAAGATAGAGGCTTCTACAGCCAACATTTGGACTAGACAGTCTATTGAAAATAATCGTGTTCATATGGCATATTCATCTAGTTCTCACGAAGACACAACACCTGAATCAAAACCTAAATTAGAACGCCCAATAGATAAAGGGATAACTTTAAATTCCACAACAAATATTAAATCTAAGCCATATAAATCCGAAACGGCTTCAAATAACATTATTAAATGTCAAACAGGAAGTGTATTATTTACTCAATTTAGGAAAGCTGCAGTTGAGTCTCACCAAATCCAACGTCTTTTAAGTCAGCGCAACATTCTGGATTGTGCTCGAGTATGTCGTAGTAACTCTGATTGTGTGTTATTTAGATATATAGCGGAGGAGTGTACTATTTTTGGATCGGATTATATGGGAGGTGAAACAATCAATTGTTCATCTGACCAGTCATGTTACAGAAGAATCAAATAA